The Nicotiana tabacum cultivar K326 chromosome 5, ASM71507v2, whole genome shotgun sequence sequence ATGCCCGCATGGTCGTGCGCCTACAGGCTACGGGCTTCTATACGATTTTTCGGATTGGGCGGATGCAGCTTGATTGGTCTCTCATCACGGACTTGGTAGAGCGATGgggaccggagacgcacacttttcacTTGCCCACTGGAGAGGCCACCGTGATGCtggaggatgttcaggttttgtacgGGCTGTGCGTAGATGGACGGGCTGTTGCATTGCCCTAGTACATTAGCTCCATGACGCGTGGATAGTATTTGGATATGATGGGGCAGTATACTGGTTACAGACCTCAGGGTGACGTTGTACAGAGAGGGGGCAGTCGCGTTGCTTTGTCAGCCATCAGAGATCATATGGAATTTTTGCACCCAGACATTACCGGCGAGACGGAGGATCTCCATATTGAGCGATACACGAGGTTGGCGCTGCTCCTGCTTTTTGGgggtgtcttgttcccgaacacttcgggaagTCTAGTGAGTATGTGCTTTCTCCATCATCTGCAGC is a genomic window containing:
- the LOC142180825 gene encoding serine/threonine-protein phosphatase 7 long form homolog; this encodes MDFTPAHPGPAEDQLLVLQGDHRSSFVWEGHLSDQPLRARRPDDLWDFMEQHHFHARMVVRLQATGFYTIFRIGRMQLDWSLITDLVERWGPETHTFHLPTGEATVMLEDVQVLYGLCVDGRAVALP